The stretch of DNA ataatataaaaaggAAGTAATAAAAATTAGTCTTTGCCACCATGTTTAATATGTATCACATTATAATGCTTTGGCTTTTTTCTTATGGTTCTTTTCTTATCTTCTCTACAGATTCTCCATTATTCCAAGGGTCCATCCATTTGAGTCCCTCACAGCTGAAGTCTACAGAGGGAGTATGAGGACAAGCTGTTTTACCCCGCATTGCAGGCCAACAAGACATGGCATAACATGGCTCCCCTGCTAATCACCATGATGACCATAAAGCTGTGACTAGCATTGTGAAGCCTTTACCCCTTTTCAGCACCCAACCCGGACCCCTATCCTGTTTGGAAATCCTTCTTGGCAACCTTTGTTGCTTCCTTTTCTCCTGCAAACACAACCTTCTTTCCTGCCTGCAACAACATTTCTCTCCATAATAATTATAACTTcccctgtttctcttttttgtccttCGGCATCATGCAGGGTGCTTCTACCACCTCCATTCTCCTTCCTCTtattcttccctccctcctgttCTTCTCCCACTTTCCCAACATGGTCAACGGGGACTGCTGGCTCATTGAGGGGGACAAAGGCTATGTGTGGCTGGCTATCTGCAGTCAGAACCAGCCGCCGTACGAGACTATCCCCCAGCACATCAACAACACGGTCCATGACTTGAGATTGAATGAGAATAAGCTGAAAGCTGTGCTTTTTAGCTCCATGTACCGCTTCACCAACCTGACTGACCTCAACCTCACCAAGAATGAAATCAGCTATATTGAGGATGGAGCCTTTGCAGGACAAGCCAACCTACAGGTGATGGGGGGATGGATGATAAAAGCTTTGAGCTTAACACAAGAATATAACTCACCATGCATTAGACCTTAGTTTGAGACTGGCTCTTTCACTTTGGCTACAGGGTGAATAAGagttcatttattttggaaagGTGCTTGATCTACATTTTGGTGGGACTCTAGTGAATTTCCCACTGAATGCATGACACATGCATTAGAAGATGactcaaattaattaaattgtaTTATGACTGATGGTAGCcgtgtttcattttaattttttcagtaaaCTCAATTGCAGGCATAAAATCACTAACATCTCAGACATGGGGGAGACTGTACTgataactgttaaaaaaaaaaacaatggataTGACATTCTCCTTGTCTCCCATTTAACCTTTAAGTCTATGTGACAATGTGTATTTGCTATGGTAATATTTTACTCAACAACTGATATCGTAACAGTGACAAGTAACACAGTGAGCCAATCACATGTATTGTCAACAATGCCCCAATTTTACCATATTATCTAAATCACCTACCTAGTCTGTTATAATTATAGCTTGCATACAAAAAGTGTAGATGTGCACAAGTAGCTGTCCTGAACTCTGTTCTAGAAGATGCTGCAGCATAACCAAAGTTATGACTAAAACTGGGCCCACAATGTAAAAAGAACTAAAAATGCCTCTTCGTTTGTGTTTTCCTCAGGTTTTACAGCTAGGTTACAACAAGTTGACAAACTTAACTGAGGGCATGATGAGAGGGCTCGGCCGCATGCAATGCCTCTTCCTCCAGCACAATCTCATTGAGGTTATTGCCAGCAATGCATTCTGGGAGTGCCCCAGCCTCAGCAGCATTGACCTGTCATCCAACAAACTTGCCCGCATTGATCCATCCACATTCACAGTTCTCATTCGGCTGATGGTGTGTGAACTGGCAGCAAATCCATTCCATTGTGGCTGTGATCTTTATGGCTTCCTAACCTGGTTGGAGTCCTTCAACAATGTCACACACACCTATGACCGCCTTCAGTGTGAGACACCCCGGGAGATGTTTGGCTTCCCCTTACTGAGTCCTATTGCTGCTGGCCATGCTGGTCGGAAtgccaaaaacattttgtaccaTCACTGCCGGGATGGAGTGATGATTCCAGGAATGACCTCTCTCCCACCAGATCTCGATGGTCCTTCTGGGATCGGGCCAGATATATTTGGTGGTGTGGGGCCGTACCACCAGCCCACCACCTCTTCATCATCTACTGAAATCGTCATTCCCAGCATCAAGCTCCATCATGTCTCCTTGTCATCAGCCTCTCTCCTTGTGCAGATTCCAAGGCCCTACAGCAAAATGTATATTCTAACACAATACAACCACACGTTTGTGTCTGATGTCATGAATTTGAAGAACAAGAAGGAGATGATCACCCTCAACAAGCTCAAGCCACACAACAATTACACTTTCTGTGTAGGATCCATCCGCAACTCTCAACGTTACAACCACACCTGCCTCCAGTTTTCCACTCGGGCTCCGAATCAAGATGACATGCTCCCAACACCTTCCACTACTACCCACTACATAATGACCATTGTGGGCTGCCTTTTTGGCATGCTCATTGTTTTAGGTCTTGTTTACTATTGTCTACGTAAGAAACGGATGCatgatgaaaagaagaaatccATCTGTGTCAAGAAAACAATACTAGAAATGCGATATGGACCAGaagtggcagcagcagtggcaaaCGATCCATCGGCAGTCCATAAGCTTCAGGAGCAGTCCAGAGAACATCACCAGTATCAGCACCACCATGGAGGCAAACTCCCCATGTCCACATCCTCTAGCACGGGAATGCTCCACTCAGCCAACACCAGTTCCTCTAGACTTTCCTCTATCCCGCAAGTGGAAAAAATGGCCACTGCCTTTTCAGAGGCCATGGCTACAAGTAAAGGAAACTATATGGATGTCAGAACTGGAGGGGCAGGTATGGAgagggggggtggtggtgggcaTGGAGGGATGAGGGGGGAAGACTTGAGGGACGATGATGGAACTGATGTTGGGGATGACTCAGATGATGACGGACATGGCTCTGCATCAGAGATTTCCACCATTGCCATGGAGGTAGACAAAGTTAACCAGATTATTAACAACTGCATTGATGCACTGAAATTAGATGCAGCAGCAGTTGCTGCTTCTGGGGCCTCTGCTAACCCTACAGCTTCTTCCAATCCCACTTCCCCTCCCCCCACTAGTGCATCCTCCCTTACCCGTGGACTAATCCCACTTTCCCAAGGGGTGACAGAGACTTGCCAGGTCATTGCTCCCAACAAAAtaccccctccacctccacttcCTGCCTTGAATGCCCCTCTCTCTGAGCGCCCAGGGATCAGTGGTGGTGGCTTTGTCGTCACTCCCCCCTACAGGCCCCCTCCACCAGCTACTGCTGTACGCCCAATTCAGCGGCAAATGAGTGCAGATGCAGCAGTGGTTATTGTAAATGCTGTCAAGAAACAGTGCAGTACCACCTCTTGTGGCTCCATGGGTCGGGACAGGGAACGTGGAGGAGCTAGGGTGTATAGCCTGGATGTTCCTGAGCCAAGGAGTCCAGATGCCTGTaatcaacaacagcagcagtaccCAGACAGGGCCAGTCCCGTGGGCTGTGGAGAGCCTCTAGAGAGGCTGCCTTTAGTGGGGAGTGGGAGCTGTGTTGGAGGGGATGGAGGTGGTTGCGACAGTGGTGGTGTTGGTGCCCAACATCAGGACAGCCAGAACCCACACCATTaccaacaacagcaacaaatacaacagcagcagcagcagcagcagctggaggtgcAGCAGGACTACCACTGCTCGGAGCACCGCCATTCTGTCCCAGCTCTCTACTATGAAGGCTCCCACCAGGGCTCCCCAGCCCAGAGGGTTTCCTTTCTAAAGCCACTGACGCGCTCACGCAGGGATGCAGCATCTTACTCCCAGCTTTCGCCTGCCCACCACCATTCCAGTTACTCTGGCTACTCCTCCAGCCCAGAGTACTCCTCAGAGAGCTCACTGCGGATCTGGGAGCGCTTTCGTCCCTACCGGAAAGGCCAGCGTGATGAGGCCTGTTATGTGACGGCTGGAAATGCCCTTCGAAAAAAGGTGCAGTTCGCCAAAGGCGAGGACCTGCATGACATCCTTGATTATTGGAAGGGTGTGTCAGCACAGCAGAAGCTGTGACTGAGGGACCATAGTTAAGCATTGTGGGAAAACATGTTTGGATATTTCTAATACTGATAGGCCTGTGGGCCAGAGGAACTATTTGAAGTTCATGGGAAGAACAATGTTCAACAAAATTTTGCctttgggtttctttttttttggcatgctAGGTGTATAGAATATTATGCTAAGAGCAAGGACTGTAAAACTGTGCCTGGGATATGAGAGTAATTatggtgttttattttacacttcatTGTAGCTCTGTTTCTGGATCATTCTCATTTAGTGTTTGTGGGATTTATTTATAGCACAGGGAGCAAACACCAAGTGTGTAATTTAGTACTCTCTGAGTGATCACATTTGTTGATCCTATGGCCTGTCTTTATCAGTGCCATGATTTCATATATGATTATAAACAAAAGGTAAATGATGATACCCTTCACTTTAAGCTTGTGTGATCCAAGATGTTCTTTCTTACTTTGTATTGGGTGCTGTATCAATCTGCAGTGTGTACTTCGATATGTTTCTAAGTGAAGGTAGACTATGATGGGGTGGGAACTGTGCTCTGTTGTAAGAAACAACATGCTGATCAGTGAACAGATTCATCAAATGCAGGTCCTATCTCTCTTCAATGAGATGCGTTATGCAGCTGAGATATTTGCATTTCAATAGCAACctgtcaaacagaaagaaaggagaaattggaaagaaatgaacaaatgaacaatgaaaaaacagtgTGCTCCAAAGTCCTGCAGCATAAGGAAATCATGAGAAAGAGATTGAAGTGGTGCCTACAATAGTGCTGTTGTACCCTGAGGTGTTTAGCACATCTTTCCAACTTACACTCTTGCGTGGTTCATTAAGTGATGTAAAGAATGTTGTCCCACAGATGTCCCAAACTTTACTAAACAGAATTTTCCCAAGTAACgatcaaaattgtatttatataaattgAGTGTAATTCGAAGGAGTAAAGAACGCAAATAATGTTCCCTTTATGAAGGCACAGTAATTATATGCTACCTTCATGATAGTGTTCAATAGGGACATTTAACTAAGAGACACACGAGCTCAAGCAATCCCCTTACAAATACGCATGAGGGATGTGACCCGTTAATGACAGAGACCAAGAGAAATGGAAAGCAAGAGGGtgtattaaagacaaaaagtgaaGACAAGCATTGACACAAATAATTTTCCGCAGCCACTGTGAATGCAAGTAGATTACAAGCAGGTTATGGGGAAACCTCTTTGCATCATTCAATTTGAACACCAC from Xiphias gladius isolate SHS-SW01 ecotype Sanya breed wild chromosome 3, ASM1685928v1, whole genome shotgun sequence encodes:
- the LOC120788136 gene encoding protein phosphatase 1 regulatory subunit 29, producing MQGASTTSILLPLILPSLLFFSHFPNMVNGDCWLIEGDKGYVWLAICSQNQPPYETIPQHINNTVHDLRLNENKLKAVLFSSMYRFTNLTDLNLTKNEISYIEDGAFAGQANLQVLQLGYNKLTNLTEGMMRGLGRMQCLFLQHNLIEVIASNAFWECPSLSSIDLSSNKLARIDPSTFTVLIRLMVCELAANPFHCGCDLYGFLTWLESFNNVTHTYDRLQCETPREMFGFPLLSPIAAGHAGRNAKNILYHHCRDGVMIPGMTSLPPDLDGPSGIGPDIFGGVGPYHQPTTSSSSTEIVIPSIKLHHVSLSSASLLVQIPRPYSKMYILTQYNHTFVSDVMNLKNKKEMITLNKLKPHNNYTFCVGSIRNSQRYNHTCLQFSTRAPNQDDMLPTPSTTTHYIMTIVGCLFGMLIVLGLVYYCLRKKRMHDEKKKSICVKKTILEMRYGPEVAAAVANDPSAVHKLQEQSREHHQYQHHHGGKLPMSTSSSTGMLHSANTSSSRLSSIPQVEKMATAFSEAMATSKGNYMDVRTGGAGMERGGGGGHGGMRGEDLRDDDGTDVGDDSDDDGHGSASEISTIAMEVDKVNQIINNCIDALKLDAAAVAASGASANPTASSNPTSPPPTSASSLTRGLIPLSQGVTETCQVIAPNKIPPPPPLPALNAPLSERPGISGGGFVVTPPYRPPPPATAVRPIQRQMSADAAVVIVNAVKKQCSTTSCGSMGRDRERGGARVYSLDVPEPRSPDACNQQQQQYPDRASPVGCGEPLERLPLVGSGSCVGGDGGGCDSGGVGAQHQDSQNPHHYQQQQQIQQQQQQQQLEVQQDYHCSEHRHSVPALYYEGSHQGSPAQRVSFLKPLTRSRRDAASYSQLSPAHHHSSYSGYSSSPEYSSESSLRIWERFRPYRKGQRDEACYVTAGNALRKKVQFAKGEDLHDILDYWKGVSAQQKL